Proteins encoded within one genomic window of Amycolatopsis nigrescens CSC17Ta-90:
- a CDS encoding dTDP-4-dehydrorhamnose 3,5-epimerase family protein, translating to MHVRELAVRDAYEFVPRTFPDNRGSFTAPYQEQVFAETLGFSLRVAQTNHSVSRRGAIRGVHYADTPPGQAKYIYCPQGSLLDVVVDLRVGSPTYGRWDTVQLDSAEYRAVYVAEGLGHGFIALEDNTVAIYLCSQGYNPGGEHGINPSDPALGLPWPAGITPVLSEKDLAAPTLAEAETNGALPDYQECLAHYARLRGA from the coding sequence ATGCATGTTCGCGAACTCGCGGTGCGCGACGCCTATGAATTCGTCCCGCGCACGTTCCCCGACAATCGGGGCAGTTTCACCGCGCCCTACCAGGAGCAGGTCTTCGCCGAGACGCTCGGTTTCAGCCTGCGCGTCGCACAGACGAACCACAGCGTCTCCAGGCGCGGAGCGATTCGCGGAGTGCACTACGCGGACACTCCGCCGGGTCAGGCGAAGTACATCTACTGCCCGCAGGGCAGCCTGCTCGACGTGGTGGTGGACCTGCGGGTCGGCTCACCGACCTACGGCCGCTGGGACACGGTCCAGCTGGACTCCGCCGAGTACCGGGCGGTCTACGTCGCCGAGGGGCTGGGCCACGGGTTCATCGCGCTGGAGGACAACACGGTCGCGATCTACCTGTGCTCCCAGGGCTACAACCCGGGTGGCGAGCACGGCATCAACCCGTCCGACCCGGCGCTCGGTCTGCCGTGGCCGGCCGGCATCACGCCCGTCTTGTCCGAAAAGGACCTCGCCGCGCCGACCTTGGCCGAAGCGGAGACGAACGGCGCACTGCCCGACTACCAGGAGTGCCTTGCCCACTACGCCCGACTGCGCGGCGCCTGA
- a CDS encoding NAD(P)-dependent malic enzyme: protein MNDQVSTDAPAHTRPVTDEEIFAGHQGGKLSVAAARPINDLRDLSIAYTPGVAKVSRAIAEDAALAKPYTWADRLVVVVSDGTAVLGLGDIGASASLPVMEGKSVLFKTFGGLDSIPLVLDTTDVDEIVETLVRLRPSFGAVNLEDISAPRCFELEDKLKEALDCPVMHDDQHGTAIVTLAALRGANLVLDRDIAGERVVISGAGAAGVACAKILQAAGAADVTMLDSKGIIHQGRDGLNPIKQQLAATTNAAGLRGGLAEALRGADVFVGLSGATIDPTLLADMADESIVFALSNPDPEVHPEVAAKYASIVATGRSDFPNQINNVLAFPGVFRGALDAGARSITENMKLAAAEAIVSVAADDLGPDRIVPSALDPRVGPEVAAAVAKAATADGVA from the coding sequence ATGAACGACCAGGTCAGCACCGACGCCCCCGCCCATACCAGGCCGGTGACCGACGAAGAGATCTTCGCCGGTCACCAGGGCGGGAAGTTGTCCGTCGCCGCGGCCAGGCCGATCAACGACCTGCGCGACCTGTCCATCGCCTACACCCCGGGGGTGGCCAAGGTCAGCCGCGCGATCGCCGAGGACGCCGCGCTGGCCAAGCCCTACACCTGGGCCGACCGGCTGGTCGTGGTGGTCAGCGACGGCACCGCGGTGCTCGGCCTCGGCGACATCGGCGCCAGCGCCTCGCTGCCGGTGATGGAGGGCAAGTCGGTGCTGTTCAAGACCTTCGGCGGGCTGGACTCCATCCCGCTGGTGCTGGACACCACCGATGTGGACGAGATCGTGGAGACGCTGGTGCGGCTCCGGCCGTCGTTCGGCGCGGTCAACCTCGAGGACATCTCGGCTCCGCGCTGCTTCGAGCTCGAGGACAAGCTGAAGGAAGCGCTGGACTGCCCGGTCATGCACGACGACCAGCACGGCACCGCGATCGTCACGCTGGCCGCGCTGCGCGGCGCGAACCTGGTGCTGGACCGGGATATCGCCGGTGAGCGGGTGGTCATCTCCGGGGCGGGCGCGGCCGGTGTCGCCTGCGCGAAGATCCTGCAGGCGGCCGGGGCCGCGGACGTCACGATGCTGGATTCCAAGGGCATCATCCACCAGGGCCGGGACGGGCTGAACCCGATCAAGCAGCAGCTCGCGGCGACCACCAACGCGGCGGGCCTGCGCGGCGGGCTGGCCGAGGCGCTGCGCGGCGCGGACGTGTTCGTCGGGCTGTCCGGGGCGACCATCGACCCCACCCTGCTCGCGGACATGGCGGACGAGTCGATCGTGTTCGCACTGTCCAATCCGGACCCCGAGGTGCATCCGGAGGTGGCGGCCAAGTACGCGTCGATCGTGGCCACCGGGCGCAGCGACTTCCCGAACCAGATCAACAACGTGCTCGCGTTCCCCGGCGTCTTCCGCGGCGCGCTGGACGCCGGTGCGCGGTCGATCACGGAGAACATGAAGCTGGCCGCCGCCGAGGCGATCGTCTCGGTGGCCGCGGATGATCTCGGCCCGGACCGGATCGTGCCGAGCGCACTCGACCCGCGGGTCGGCCCCGAGGTCGCGGCCGCGGTCGCCAAGGCCGCCACCGCCGACGGCGTCGCCTGA
- a CDS encoding bis-aminopropyl spermidine synthase family protein has translation MKPVDEVFGIHHQRLRSAITLLCRGWQPFDELVRATAAPRRTVEELLEALGDDLERDQRSVRLRPTAVANYAGYQESDASETDSELLATISGLIERVPPPLAALDHVQATPETVLRRALWLAGNYDLARARTLFLGDHDLTSLAVHALRPDARLTVVDLDERVLEYVDRLSGGAVTTLHADLRVGLPPAVLAGAELVFSDPPYTPEGIGLFASRGVQALADPVSEGRLLLAYGYSPRHPALGAQAQRELALLGLTFEAILPDFHRYFGAQAIGSAADLYVCQPTAQARKTKKGKTGIYTHGPQSVEAGGTPATLLDSLREIAGTGAETRAADWSAPISTKGPVAIDLTADPGPWLLRVLLAANAPRVAVLLPNSHPDLADARAQAELTGLLREKYALRLLRSTPDNTHAVVVADAVPVGEANPLLTKAHGKLGNVWREALISSSDGAMTKNDARAHIERHAPGLSAHRLIDLPRHRIAAILGK, from the coding sequence ATGAAACCAGTCGACGAGGTCTTCGGCATCCACCACCAGCGGCTGCGATCGGCCATCACCCTGCTCTGCCGCGGCTGGCAGCCGTTCGACGAGCTGGTGCGCGCCACCGCGGCCCCGCGGCGGACCGTGGAGGAGCTGCTCGAGGCGCTCGGCGACGATCTGGAACGCGACCAGCGGTCGGTGCGCCTCAGGCCGACTGCCGTCGCGAACTATGCCGGGTACCAGGAATCCGACGCTTCGGAAACCGACTCGGAACTGCTGGCCACCATCAGCGGGCTGATCGAGCGGGTGCCGCCCCCGCTGGCCGCGCTCGACCACGTGCAGGCGACCCCGGAAACGGTGCTGCGCCGGGCCTTGTGGCTGGCCGGGAACTACGACCTCGCCAGGGCCAGGACGCTGTTCCTCGGCGACCACGACCTCACTTCACTGGCGGTGCACGCACTGCGGCCGGACGCGCGGCTGACCGTGGTCGACCTGGACGAGCGCGTGCTGGAGTACGTCGACCGGCTTTCCGGCGGCGCGGTCACCACCCTGCACGCGGACCTGCGGGTCGGTCTGCCGCCCGCCGTGCTCGCCGGCGCCGAGTTGGTGTTCAGCGATCCGCCGTACACCCCGGAGGGCATCGGGCTGTTCGCGTCGCGCGGGGTGCAGGCGCTGGCCGATCCGGTGAGCGAGGGCAGGCTGCTGCTCGCCTACGGGTACAGCCCCCGACATCCCGCGCTGGGCGCGCAGGCGCAGCGCGAGCTCGCCCTGCTCGGCCTCACCTTCGAAGCCATTCTGCCGGACTTCCACCGGTACTTCGGCGCGCAGGCGATCGGCAGCGCGGCCGATCTGTACGTCTGCCAGCCGACCGCACAAGCTCGCAAGACCAAAAAGGGCAAGACCGGGATCTACACGCACGGGCCGCAGTCGGTGGAAGCCGGCGGTACTCCGGCGACCCTGCTGGACAGCCTGCGCGAAATCGCCGGTACGGGCGCGGAAACCAGGGCCGCGGACTGGTCGGCACCGATTTCGACGAAGGGTCCGGTGGCGATCGACCTGACCGCCGATCCGGGGCCTTGGCTGCTGCGGGTCCTGCTCGCGGCGAACGCCCCCAGGGTCGCCGTGCTGCTGCCGAACTCGCATCCCGACCTGGCGGACGCTCGGGCGCAGGCCGAACTCACCGGCCTGCTTCGCGAGAAATACGCACTTCGGCTACTCCGCAGCACACCGGACAACACACACGCCGTGGTCGTCGCCGACGCGGTACCCGTCGGCGAAGCGAACCCGCTGCTCACCAAGGCGCACGGCAAGCTGGGCAACGTCTGGCGCGAGGCGCTGATCAGCTCGTCGGACGGCGCGATGACCAAGAACGACGCCCGCGCCCACATCGAGCGGCACGCCCCCGGCCTGTCCGCGCACCGGCTGATCGACCTGCCCCGCCACCGCATCGCAGCCATCCTCGGCAAATAG